A window from Vidua macroura isolate BioBank_ID:100142 chromosome 20, ASM2450914v1, whole genome shotgun sequence encodes these proteins:
- the UNC119 gene encoding protein unc-119 homolog A isoform X2: MESGTVLFEITKPAASEREHNDRKDVDPNAGRFVRYQFTPAFLRLRQVGATVEFTVGDKPINNFRMIERHYFRDQLLKSFDFEFGFCIPSSKNTCEHIYEFPQLSEDLIREMILHPYETQSDSFYFVDNKLVMHNKADYSYSGGP; encoded by the exons ATGGAGTCTGGCACAGTCTTGTTTGAAATCACCAAGCCAGCAGCTTCAG AGCGGGAGCACAATGACAGGAAGGACGTGGACCCCAACGCCGGACGCTTCGTGCGCTATCAGTTCACCCCGGCCTTCCTCAGACTGCGGCAAGTGGGAGCCAC GGTGGAATTCACAGTAGGAGACAAACCCATTAATAATTTCCGTATGATTGAGCGGCACTACTTCCGTGACCAGCTGCTgaaaagttttgattttgaatTTGGCTTCTGCATCCCCAGCAGTAAAAATACTTGTGAGCACATCTATGAATTCCCCCAGCTCTCGGAGGATCTCA TTCGAGAGATGATCCTGCATCCCTACGAGACACAGTCGGACAGTTTCTACTTTGTAGACAACAAGCTGGTGATGCACAACAAGGCAGATTATTCATACAGTGGAGGACCTTGA
- the UNC119 gene encoding protein unc-119 homolog A isoform X1: MKVKKSGGAGAAAARTEEELGRKALIGPDDVLGLQRVTSDYLCTPEENVYKIDFTRFKIRDMESGTVLFEITKPAASEREHNDRKDVDPNAGRFVRYQFTPAFLRLRQVGATVEFTVGDKPINNFRMIERHYFRDQLLKSFDFEFGFCIPSSKNTCEHIYEFPQLSEDLIREMILHPYETQSDSFYFVDNKLVMHNKADYSYSGGP; encoded by the exons atGAAGGTGAAGaagagcggcggggccggggcggcggcggccagGACCGAGGAGGAGCTGGGCCGAAAGGCGCTCATCGGGCCCGACGacgtgctggggctgcagcggGTCACCAGCG ATTATTTGTGCACTCCAGAGGAAAATGTTTACAAGATAGACTTCACCAGGTTCAAAATCCGGGACATGGAGTCTGGCACAGTCTTGTTTGAAATCACCAAGCCAGCAGCTTCAG AGCGGGAGCACAATGACAGGAAGGACGTGGACCCCAACGCCGGACGCTTCGTGCGCTATCAGTTCACCCCGGCCTTCCTCAGACTGCGGCAAGTGGGAGCCAC GGTGGAATTCACAGTAGGAGACAAACCCATTAATAATTTCCGTATGATTGAGCGGCACTACTTCCGTGACCAGCTGCTgaaaagttttgattttgaatTTGGCTTCTGCATCCCCAGCAGTAAAAATACTTGTGAGCACATCTATGAATTCCCCCAGCTCTCGGAGGATCTCA TTCGAGAGATGATCCTGCATCCCTACGAGACACAGTCGGACAGTTTCTACTTTGTAGACAACAAGCTGGTGATGCACAACAAGGCAGATTATTCATACAGTGGAGGACCTTGA